A single window of Jiangella alkaliphila DNA harbors:
- a CDS encoding sensor histidine kinase, whose protein sequence is MSDRPRGLGRALARHAALTAVALVLVSGVTMLGIWRYANDEAHRSAEQVSTEIAETVIVALARYEYAPADDEHRRRVMRTLDPYLDSGLVDRVKIWRLDGEVATIVVSDERRIEGETRPVDHELARRLDAGEAVTYRVPLDDEHRFETSRADELVEVFIGFEDALDRPMRLELYVPVDIGGTVRQVAGSLVPLVLGALLLLAAVTLPLTVALARRMHRDAERRQELLRYGLAASDQERRDLARRLHDGVIQDLAGAGLLLDTVTADEPARPTLQRVRGLIAANVRHLRSMLTELTPAGPLPADAAALMHRLAAELGSEQLPISTDAPPGLTLDDDTATLLFRAVRELLRNAVRHSGATHLGVRVRADDADLTATVTDDGAGFDPAQARAAGHIGLAMVEQALVDDGGSLALESSPAGTRAVVRLPVRGAAWPPSATG, encoded by the coding sequence ATGAGCGACCGCCCGCGCGGGCTCGGCCGGGCGTTGGCGCGGCATGCCGCGCTGACCGCGGTCGCGCTGGTGCTTGTCTCCGGCGTCACGATGCTCGGCATCTGGCGCTACGCCAACGACGAGGCGCACCGGAGCGCCGAACAGGTGTCGACGGAGATCGCCGAGACCGTCATCGTCGCGCTGGCCCGCTACGAGTACGCGCCGGCCGACGACGAACACCGCCGCCGGGTGATGCGCACGCTCGACCCGTACCTGGACTCCGGGCTCGTCGACCGGGTGAAGATCTGGCGGCTCGACGGCGAGGTCGCCACCATCGTCGTGTCCGACGAGCGCCGCATCGAGGGCGAGACCCGGCCCGTCGACCACGAGCTGGCCCGGCGGCTGGACGCGGGCGAGGCCGTCACGTATCGCGTGCCGCTCGACGACGAGCACCGCTTCGAGACCAGCCGCGCCGACGAGCTGGTCGAGGTGTTCATCGGGTTCGAGGACGCGCTGGACCGGCCGATGCGGCTGGAGCTCTACGTGCCGGTCGACATCGGCGGAACCGTCCGCCAGGTCGCCGGCTCGCTGGTCCCCCTCGTCCTCGGCGCGCTGCTCCTGCTCGCCGCGGTCACGCTGCCGCTGACCGTCGCGCTCGCCCGCCGCATGCACCGCGACGCCGAGCGCCGGCAGGAGCTGCTGCGCTACGGCCTGGCCGCGTCCGATCAGGAGCGCCGCGACCTCGCCCGCCGGCTGCACGACGGGGTCATCCAGGACCTCGCCGGCGCCGGCCTGCTCCTCGACACCGTGACCGCGGACGAGCCGGCCCGCCCGACCTTGCAGCGAGTCCGCGGGCTGATCGCCGCCAACGTCCGCCACCTGCGCTCGATGCTCACCGAACTCACCCCTGCCGGCCCGCTGCCGGCCGATGCCGCGGCGCTGATGCACCGGCTCGCCGCGGAGCTCGGCTCCGAGCAGCTGCCGATCAGCACCGACGCCCCACCGGGGCTCACGCTCGACGACGACACCGCGACCCTGCTCTTCCGGGCCGTCCGCGAACTGCTGCGCAACGCCGTCCGGCACAGCGGCGCCACCCATCTCGGCGTCCGGGTACGCGCCGATGACGCCGACCTCACCGCCACGGTCACCGACGACGGCGCCGGCTTCGATCCGGCCCAGGCCCGCGCCGCCGGCCACATCGGGCTGGCCATGGTCGAGCAGGCACTTGTCGACGACGGCGGCAGCCTCGCCCTCGAGTCGTCCCCGGCCGGCACACGCGCCGTCGTCAGGCTTCCCGTCCGGGGAGCAGCGTGGCCGCCCAGCGCAACAGGGTGA
- a CDS encoding dienelactone hydrolase family protein: MAEVLLFHHAQGLTPGIAGFAADLRAAGHTVHTPDLFDGRTFGTIEEGMAHAEAIGFPDAVIERGVAAAEELPTDLVYAGFSLGVLPAQLLAQTRAGARGALLFYSCVPVSAFGPRWPDGVRVQVHGMDADPIFVGEGDVDAARALVEEADDAELFLYPGDQHYFADSSLASYDAEATALLTRRVLDFLDHG; the protein is encoded by the coding sequence ATGGCCGAAGTGTTGCTGTTCCACCACGCTCAGGGCCTCACCCCAGGGATCGCCGGCTTCGCCGCGGACCTGCGAGCCGCCGGGCACACCGTGCACACGCCTGACCTCTTCGACGGCCGGACCTTCGGGACGATCGAGGAGGGGATGGCTCATGCCGAGGCGATCGGGTTTCCCGACGCGGTCATCGAGCGCGGCGTAGCGGCGGCCGAGGAACTGCCCACCGACCTGGTGTATGCGGGTTTCTCCCTCGGGGTGCTGCCGGCGCAGCTGCTGGCGCAGACCCGCGCCGGGGCACGGGGTGCGCTGCTGTTCTACTCCTGTGTGCCGGTGTCGGCGTTCGGTCCGCGGTGGCCCGACGGCGTGCGGGTGCAGGTGCACGGCATGGACGCCGACCCGATCTTCGTCGGCGAGGGTGACGTCGACGCCGCCCGGGCGCTCGTCGAGGAAGCCGACGACGCCGAGCTGTTCCTGTATCCGGGTGACCAGCACTACTTCGCCGACAGCTCGCTCGCGTCCTACGACGCGGAGGCGACCGCCCTGCTGACCCGGCGGGTGCTGGACTTCCTCGACCACGGGTGA
- a CDS encoding helix-turn-helix domain-containing protein — MLHGLGLSDVDESVYRSVLRRRPGSIAELARTLELSRHRVEKAIQHLRALGLLQPGAPGQPPTAADPEIAIPVLLRQRHEQLEDVTTHLPALAAEHRLAAFGDAHHQAVEVIVGSEEIRHRTAALAATANEFLIFDRPPYAYDPSGEVEGELPFLERGVTIRVVYDSTALQDPLRLANVRTLAAHGEQARVLPKVPLKLTIFDQHTAVVPLTREEVSESVALVHESGLLDALLALFETLWSSAPVLDRPHDTAPIPPEDADLLTLLAMGVKDAAVARQLGVSIRTARRRISGIMDRLGATSRFQAGRESERRGWL; from the coding sequence GTGCTGCATGGTCTCGGTCTGTCCGACGTCGACGAGAGCGTCTACCGCAGCGTGCTACGGCGCCGGCCGGGTTCGATCGCCGAGCTCGCACGCACGCTCGAGCTCAGCCGGCACCGCGTCGAGAAGGCGATCCAGCACCTGCGAGCCCTGGGCCTCCTCCAGCCGGGCGCACCTGGCCAGCCGCCCACCGCGGCCGACCCCGAGATCGCCATCCCGGTGCTCCTGCGCCAGCGGCACGAACAGCTGGAGGACGTCACCACCCATCTGCCCGCCCTGGCCGCCGAGCACCGGCTCGCCGCGTTCGGCGACGCCCACCACCAGGCCGTGGAGGTCATCGTCGGGAGCGAGGAGATCCGGCACAGAACGGCCGCGCTCGCCGCGACGGCGAACGAGTTCCTCATCTTCGACCGCCCGCCCTACGCCTACGACCCGTCGGGCGAGGTCGAAGGCGAACTGCCGTTCCTCGAACGCGGCGTGACCATCCGGGTCGTCTATGACTCCACGGCCTTGCAGGACCCGCTGCGGCTGGCCAACGTCCGCACCCTCGCGGCACACGGCGAGCAGGCCCGCGTGCTGCCCAAGGTTCCGCTCAAGCTGACGATCTTCGACCAGCACACCGCGGTCGTGCCACTGACCCGGGAGGAAGTGTCCGAGTCGGTCGCACTGGTGCACGAGTCCGGACTGCTGGACGCGCTTCTCGCACTCTTCGAAACGCTGTGGTCGTCCGCTCCGGTCCTCGACCGGCCACACGACACCGCGCCCATCCCGCCTGAGGACGCCGATCTGCTCACGCTGCTGGCCATGGGCGTCAAGGACGCGGCAGTGGCGCGCCAGCTGGGCGTCAGCATCCGTACCGCCCGGCGTCGGATCTCAGGCATCATGGACCGCCTCGGCGCCACCAGCCGCTTCCAGGCCGGACGCGAATCCGAGCGCCGAGGCTGGCTCTGA
- a CDS encoding ABC transporter permease translates to MAAAAAIPLGYLVVRVAEAGADRAWQALWRERTWDLAVNSAVLVGLVSAGCLVLGVALAWLLTRAELPVPRLWWVLASLPLAMPSYVTAFAWLATWPGLHGLWPLTAVMVLSCLPYVTLPAMAAFRLADHGPADAARTLGRGAAGTFLTVTLPQVLPAALAGTLLAALYTLSDFGAPSLFRYEAYTYAIHAAYQGTFDRTLAAVMALVLAALALIVVVAERAVRRRAGRGGVAAVRTAAPAPPLHLGRAGTAVALLGLAALAAISLVFPLTALARRLVRAARVEVDWAELGESAFATVALSGAGALLTVALAMPIAYLAARHRGRSVAALEGVSYLGHALPGIVVGLSLVFFSLRVVPGLYQSAAVLCFAYAVLFLPKAIGATRAAVERTPPAAEEVARTLGRSALSTWSAVTMRHAAPGVAAAALLVAVTAMKELPATLLLRPTGVDTLATELWQRTAAGAYGAATPAALALVLVAAVPAWLLAGRLGARP, encoded by the coding sequence GTGGCGGCCGCCGCCGCGATCCCACTGGGCTACCTGGTCGTCCGCGTCGCCGAGGCCGGCGCCGACCGCGCCTGGCAGGCGCTGTGGCGGGAGCGGACCTGGGACCTGGCGGTCAACTCCGCCGTCCTGGTCGGGCTGGTCTCGGCCGGTTGCCTGGTGCTCGGGGTGGCGCTGGCCTGGCTGCTGACCCGGGCCGAGCTGCCGGTGCCGCGGCTGTGGTGGGTGCTCGCGTCGCTGCCGCTGGCGATGCCGTCGTACGTGACGGCGTTCGCGTGGCTGGCCACCTGGCCCGGCCTGCACGGGCTGTGGCCGCTGACAGCCGTCATGGTGCTGTCGTGCCTGCCGTACGTGACGCTGCCCGCGATGGCGGCGTTCCGGCTGGCCGACCACGGGCCGGCCGACGCGGCCCGGACCCTCGGCCGGGGCGCCGCGGGCACCTTCCTGACGGTCACGCTGCCGCAGGTGCTGCCGGCGGCCCTGGCCGGAACGCTGCTGGCGGCGCTCTACACGCTGTCGGACTTCGGCGCCCCGTCGCTGTTCCGCTACGAGGCCTACACCTACGCGATCCACGCCGCCTACCAGGGCACCTTCGACCGCACCCTGGCCGCGGTGATGGCGCTGGTGCTGGCGGCGCTGGCGCTGATCGTGGTCGTCGCCGAGCGGGCCGTCCGTCGCCGGGCCGGCCGGGGCGGGGTGGCCGCGGTCCGGACGGCGGCGCCGGCGCCGCCGCTGCACCTCGGGCGGGCGGGAACCGCGGTCGCGCTGCTCGGCCTGGCCGCGCTGGCGGCGATCTCACTGGTGTTCCCGCTGACGGCGCTGGCCCGACGGCTCGTGCGCGCCGCGCGGGTGGAGGTCGACTGGGCCGAGCTGGGCGAGAGCGCCTTCGCCACCGTCGCCCTCAGCGGCGCAGGCGCGCTGCTCACCGTCGCGCTGGCGATGCCGATCGCCTACCTGGCTGCCCGGCACCGCGGCCGGTCGGTGGCGGCGCTGGAAGGGGTCTCCTACCTCGGCCACGCGCTGCCCGGGATCGTGGTCGGGTTGTCGCTGGTCTTCTTCTCCCTGCGAGTGGTCCCCGGCCTCTACCAGAGCGCCGCCGTGCTGTGCTTCGCCTACGCGGTGCTGTTCCTGCCCAAGGCGATCGGGGCGACCCGCGCCGCCGTCGAGCGCACGCCGCCCGCCGCCGAGGAGGTGGCCCGCACGCTGGGCCGCTCCGCGCTGAGCACCTGGTCGGCGGTCACGATGCGGCACGCCGCGCCCGGCGTCGCCGCGGCCGCGCTGCTGGTGGCGGTCACGGCGATGAAGGAACTGCCGGCGACGCTGCTGCTGCGGCCCACCGGCGTCGACACGCTGGCCACCGAGCTGTGGCAGCGGACCGCCGCCGGGGCATACGGTGCGGCGACCCCGGCGGCGCTGGCCCTGGTGCTGGTGGCGGCCGTGCCGGCGTGGCTGCTGGCCGGCCGGTTGGGGGCGCGGCCATGA
- a CDS encoding response regulator transcription factor: protein MTPELAAPPDCLSVLVVDDHAVFAEALGLALDAGPGTRCAGVAHGVTDALRLAERTPFDVAIVDHHLPGESGLRLVGPLLETRPAARVVMLTAYPRADLAADALAAGAAAFLAKESPLAEIVAAVRDATPERPVVAALAEPPGHGGLTPREHEVLRLLAQGHDARHIARTCGLSIHTVRDHIKAVLAKLQARTQLEAVVTAARRGLVDLEQV from the coding sequence GTGACTCCCGAGCTCGCGGCGCCGCCCGACTGCCTCTCCGTGCTGGTGGTGGACGACCACGCCGTCTTCGCCGAGGCGCTCGGCCTCGCCCTCGACGCCGGCCCCGGCACCCGCTGCGCCGGGGTCGCGCACGGCGTCACCGACGCGCTGCGACTGGCCGAGCGCACCCCGTTCGACGTCGCGATCGTCGACCACCACCTGCCCGGCGAGAGCGGGCTGCGGCTCGTCGGCCCGCTGCTCGAGACGAGACCGGCCGCCCGCGTGGTCATGCTGACGGCGTACCCCCGGGCCGACCTGGCCGCCGACGCCCTCGCCGCCGGCGCGGCGGCATTCCTCGCGAAAGAGAGCCCGCTGGCCGAGATCGTCGCCGCGGTGCGCGACGCCACCCCCGAGCGGCCGGTCGTCGCCGCGCTCGCCGAGCCGCCCGGCCACGGCGGGCTGACGCCCCGCGAGCACGAGGTGCTCCGGCTGCTCGCGCAGGGCCACGACGCCCGGCACATCGCCCGCACGTGCGGCCTGTCCATCCACACCGTCCGCGACCACATCAAGGCCGTGCTGGCCAAACTGCAGGCCCGCACTCAGCTGGAGGCCGTCGTCACCGCCGCCCGGCGCGGACTGGTCGACCTCGAGCAGGTATGA
- a CDS encoding GNAT family N-acetyltransferase, whose product MGSGEHRVVVGGSSIQTPRLLLRPWSPADAEAALAIFGSDEVAKWLAPAMSRVPDHAAMRARIEGWLAEAADLEPPQGRWAVGLRDSDAVVGAVTLLAMPPHGVDLEIGWQLAPAAWGRGLAAEAGHAVAHHAFASGVDELFAVVRPRNKRGVATARRVGMEWVGETDKYYDLHLQVYRLRKGELDVPGPTSPAG is encoded by the coding sequence ATGGGCAGCGGCGAGCATCGCGTGGTGGTCGGAGGTTCGTCGATCCAGACCCCTCGACTCCTGCTGCGTCCGTGGTCGCCGGCCGACGCCGAGGCCGCTCTGGCGATATTCGGGTCGGATGAGGTCGCGAAGTGGCTCGCTCCGGCCATGTCACGCGTGCCGGACCACGCGGCGATGCGAGCACGGATCGAAGGCTGGCTCGCCGAGGCCGCCGACCTCGAGCCGCCGCAGGGTCGATGGGCGGTCGGACTACGGGACAGTGACGCCGTCGTCGGCGCCGTGACGCTCCTGGCGATGCCGCCGCATGGTGTCGATCTCGAGATCGGGTGGCAGCTGGCCCCAGCCGCCTGGGGCCGCGGTCTGGCCGCGGAGGCCGGGCACGCCGTGGCTCATCACGCCTTCGCCTCAGGTGTGGACGAGTTGTTCGCTGTGGTCCGTCCGCGCAACAAGCGTGGCGTCGCGACCGCGCGGCGGGTCGGCATGGAGTGGGTCGGCGAGACCGACAAGTACTACGACCTGCATCTTCAGGTCTACCGCCTGCGGAAGGGCGAACTCGACGTGCCTGGTCCGACGTCGCCCGCAGGCTGA
- a CDS encoding ABC transporter ATP-binding protein has translation MTLELDRLVAGYRNGPVLHDVSLTVADRELLTVLGTSGSGKTTLLRTVAGLHRPDSGRITLNGRDVTRERPERRRIGLVPQEGALFGHLTVAQNVGFGLRGTSWPVRSRPGRVRELLELTGLEDLPDRMPHELSGGQRQRVALARALAPEPEVVLLDEPFAALDSSLRAGLRAQVRAALRESGATAVLITHDQDEALSISDRVAVLSEGRVVQAGTPRELYRRPRTLWLAGFVGDALILPGRTDGRSIVTVLGRLEHDPAAAGDATAVVRPEQLTIGAAAAAGVTATVEAVEYFGHDQLIHLRLADGTPALARTTGDAVATVGARVGVRVTGPVHVIDD, from the coding sequence ATGACGCTGGAGCTGGACCGGCTGGTGGCCGGGTACCGCAACGGGCCGGTGCTGCACGACGTGTCGCTGACCGTCGCCGATCGAGAGCTGCTCACCGTCCTCGGCACCAGCGGCAGCGGCAAGACCACGCTGCTGCGCACCGTCGCCGGACTGCACCGCCCGGACTCGGGCCGGATCACCCTGAACGGCCGCGACGTCACCCGCGAGCGGCCGGAACGGCGGCGCATCGGGCTCGTGCCCCAGGAGGGCGCGCTGTTCGGCCACCTCACCGTCGCGCAGAATGTCGGGTTCGGGCTGCGCGGCACCTCGTGGCCGGTCCGGTCGCGGCCCGGCAGAGTCCGGGAGCTGCTGGAGCTGACCGGGCTCGAGGACCTGCCCGACCGCATGCCGCACGAGCTGTCCGGCGGGCAGCGCCAGCGCGTGGCGCTCGCCCGCGCGCTGGCGCCCGAGCCCGAGGTGGTGCTGCTCGACGAGCCGTTCGCCGCCCTCGACTCCTCCCTCCGGGCCGGGTTACGCGCCCAGGTGCGCGCGGCCTTGCGCGAGAGCGGCGCCACTGCCGTCCTCATCACGCACGACCAGGACGAGGCCCTGTCGATCAGCGACCGGGTGGCGGTGCTGTCCGAGGGCCGGGTCGTCCAGGCCGGCACACCACGCGAGCTCTATCGACGGCCGCGCACGCTCTGGCTGGCCGGCTTCGTCGGCGACGCACTGATCCTGCCCGGACGAACGGACGGGCGCAGCATCGTGACCGTTCTCGGCCGGCTCGAGCACGACCCGGCGGCGGCGGGCGACGCGACCGCCGTCGTGCGGCCGGAGCAGCTGACCATCGGCGCGGCCGCCGCGGCCGGTGTGACCGCCACCGTCGAAGCCGTCGAGTACTTCGGCCACGACCAGCTGATCCACCTGCGGCTCGCCGACGGCACGCCCGCCCTGGCACGCACCACCGGTGACGCCGTCGCGACGGTGGGCGCGCGAGTCGGCGTCCGGGTGACCGGGCCGGTGCACGTCATCGACGACTGA
- a CDS encoding extracellular solute-binding protein — MRSLRPGLLAATLGGLLLLSACGDDSEPAAQPGDDATEEPAGDDAAGSVVVYSGRDEELVGPLIEQFEEASGITVEVRYAGTTELAAQLLEEGERTPADVFLSQDAGALGALASAGRLATLPDEVTSAVAPEYSSRDGSWVALTGRARVIAYDSQTYTADQVPGDVLALTDPQWRGQVAIAPTNASFQSFVTALRVTEGEDVARAWLEGLIANEAQIHPGNGQILEAVNAGTAGLGLINHYYWAGYESDPAALRVQLKFGDPGSVSALVNTSGVGIVSEAAESEAAHEFVDFLLSEQAQTYFAEETAEYPLIDGIDGPAGVPALADLGAPDLDLSELESLEDTVALLTEVGLL; from the coding sequence ATGCGCTCTCTCCGTCCGGGCCTGCTCGCCGCGACCCTTGGTGGGCTGTTGCTCCTGTCCGCCTGCGGCGACGACAGCGAGCCGGCCGCCCAGCCGGGCGACGACGCCACCGAGGAGCCGGCCGGTGACGACGCGGCGGGCTCGGTCGTGGTCTACTCCGGCCGCGACGAGGAGCTCGTCGGCCCGCTCATCGAGCAGTTCGAGGAGGCGTCGGGGATCACCGTCGAGGTGCGCTACGCCGGCACCACGGAACTGGCCGCCCAGCTGCTGGAGGAGGGCGAGCGCACCCCAGCCGATGTGTTCCTCTCCCAGGACGCGGGCGCGCTCGGCGCGCTGGCCTCGGCCGGACGGCTGGCCACACTGCCCGACGAGGTGACGTCCGCCGTCGCCCCGGAGTACAGCTCGCGCGACGGGTCCTGGGTGGCGCTGACCGGCCGGGCCCGCGTCATCGCCTACGACAGCCAGACCTACACCGCCGACCAGGTTCCCGGTGATGTGCTGGCGCTGACGGATCCGCAGTGGCGCGGGCAGGTCGCCATCGCGCCGACCAACGCGTCGTTCCAGTCGTTCGTCACGGCGCTGCGGGTGACCGAGGGCGAGGACGTCGCGCGCGCCTGGCTCGAGGGGTTGATCGCCAACGAGGCGCAGATCCACCCGGGCAACGGCCAGATCCTGGAGGCCGTCAACGCCGGGACGGCCGGGCTCGGCCTGATCAACCACTACTACTGGGCCGGCTACGAGAGCGACCCGGCGGCGCTGCGGGTCCAGCTGAAGTTCGGCGATCCGGGCAGCGTGAGCGCCCTGGTCAACACGTCCGGGGTGGGCATCGTCAGCGAGGCGGCCGAGTCCGAGGCGGCGCATGAGTTCGTCGACTTCCTGCTGAGCGAGCAGGCACAGACCTACTTCGCCGAGGAGACCGCCGAGTACCCGCTGATCGACGGCATCGATGGTCCCGCGGGCGTGCCGGCCCTGGCCGACCTCGGCGCCCCTGACCTCGACCTCTCCGAGCTGGAGTCGCTGGAGGACACCGTCGCGCTGCTGACCGAGGTGGGACTGCTCTGA